The genomic interval GCAACGGCAAGCCGGCGTGCAAGCGCGCGCATTGGCGCGATTGGGATGCCGCGCCCTGAAAGTTGAACTTTGCCGTCAGGTGAATCGCGCGCGACGAACTGCCGACCAATACCTGGAACTCGCCCGCTTCGGCGACCCAGCGTTTTATCGCCGGGTCGTAGTATGCCAACGCGTTCTCGTCCACCACGAGCGTCACCGTCTTGATTTCGCCCGGCGCGAGCGCGACCTTGGCGAACGCTTTTAACTCTTTTTCCGGACGCACGAGGCGTGACTGTGCATCGCGCACGTACAGTTGGACGATCTCTTTGCCCGCGCGCGCGCCGGTGTTTTGAATATCCACGCTCACTAAAAGCGCCTCGCCCGCGCCGAGATCGGTCTGGCTCAAGCGCAAATTACTGTATGCGAACGTCGTGTACGACAAACCATAGCCGAATGGAAACAGCGGCGTAACATCTTTTGCGTCATAGTAGCGATAGCCGACAAAAATTCCTTCACCGTACGCGACCTTGCCGTTTTCGCCGGGATAATTGATGTACGCCGGGTTGTCCTGCAAGCGTTTCGGGAACGTCGTCGGCAACTTGCCGGACGGATTCACGTCGCCGAACAACACATCGGTAATCGCGTTGCCGGTCTCTTGACCCAGGTACCACGCCTCGACAACGCCCGCGACCCGATCGAGCCAGTTCATCGTGATCGGCGACCCGGCATTGACGACGACAATCGTGCGCGGATTCGCCGCGGCGACTTGCTCGATCAACCCGGCTTGGTCGCCGGGCAATTCCATATCTGCGCGATCAAACCCCTCGCTCTCCCATTCGTCCGTCAAACCGACGAACACAATTGCGACGTCCGATTTTGCCGCGAGCGCGGCGGCTTGCGCGATGGAATCCGCCGGCAGTTTGATCGCGCAGCCGATTCGCAGATTACGCCACCGCGGACCTGGCTCCGGCACATACTCGACGGTCAACTGGTACGGCTTGCCGGAGTCCAACGCGATGTCGCCCTTGACCGGTTTACCTTCGCGAGTTTCCCACACCGTCGCGCGGTCCCAGGAATTGAGGAGCAGTGTGTCGTTGATGAACAAGCGGCTCTTGCCGACGCCAGCCAAACTAAATTCAAACGTCCCACACGCGGGCGTGGTGAACGCGCCGGTCAAGCGCACGGAAAAATCCGCGCCCTTGACAAATCCCAGGTTGTCGTCAATCCACACGAACTCGGCGTTGCGGGTTGTTTCGGTATGCACCGGCTCGCCCGCCAACGCGCGATTGCCAAAGTACTGCAAGGTCAAACCATTCGACAACCAACTCGTGTCGAGCAGCGGCGTGTTCTTGCGCGTGACGCATCCCATCGCGTACTCGACCTGCACCGAATCGCCCGCGCGTTGCGCGATGCTGTCGAACGGCGCGACGACGTAATGCGGATTGACGCGCACGCTGCCGCCGCCGCGAATAGATGCCCACTTGGCGTTCTCGCCAATCACCGCGATAGATTTGACGCGGCTCGCATCGAGCGGCAAAACCGCGCGCTCGTTCTTGAGCAGAACGATGGCTTCACTGGCGGCTTGCCGCGCAATCGCGCGATGTTCTGGCTTGTCTATCGCGCGCTCTGGCTGCAATTCGGGATGCGCGAACGCGCCGGCGCGCTCGACGGTACGCAACAGCCGGCGAACCTTGTCGTTGAGCATGTCTTCGCTAACGTTGCCCTGCTTGAATTCTGCCATCACTTTATCGCCCATCCAACGCGCGGGACCAGGCATCTCTAAATCCAAGCCGCCCCGGGCAACGTTCGGACTGTACGAGCCGAACCAATCGGACATGACGATGCCGTCAAAGCCCCATTCGCCCTTTAGAATATCGAGCAAGGTGTACGCGTTCTCGCTGGCGTACACGCCGTTGATGCGATTGTACGACGACATGACCGACCAGGGTTTCGCTTCACGAATCGCGAGTTCGAACGGGCGCAGATAAATTTCGCGCAGCGTTCGTTCGTCCACCTCTGAACTCATAGACATGCGCTCGAATTCCGAATCGTTGCAAACAAAGTGTTTGATGCACGCGCCGACGCCCTTGCTCTGCAAGCCGGTGATGTACGCAATTGCCATGCGCGCGGTCAGGTACGGGTCTTCGGAGTAACATTCAAAATTGCGTCCCGCCAGCGGCGTGCGATGAATGTTGACGGTTGGCGCGAGCAGGATGTGCGCGCCCTTGGCGCGCGTCTCTTCCGCGAGCGCTTCGCCGACGCGCTGGACGATCTCTGGATTCCAGGTTGAGGCGAGCGCGGTGCCGCACGGAAAACACGCCGAGGTGACGCCGGACTGCATACTCGTGCCGCGCGCGCCGATCGGTCCGTCGGTCACGCGGATGGCTGGAATGCCCAGGCGTTTGATAGCAACGGTGTGCCAGAAATCCGCGCCGGCGAGCAGCGTGATTTTTTCTTCCAACGTTAATTGCGCGATCAAGGATTCGATTTTGTCGTTCATACAGCTCCTTAAAAATGTAGGGCAAGTTTCCAACTTGCCTTGCTTCGTTGGGATGTCGGATCAGGGTGGCAAGTTGGAAACTTGCCTCACGATTGTCTAGTACGTATCGTACACCGAGCGAATGGCGAGCGCGACGCGCGCTTGCGCTAACGTCCAGCCCGCCGGCAAGGGACACGTAATCGAGACGGTACGTCCGGCGGGCAAATCGAAATAGTTGTCGCTGAAAACCACGTCCACATCGCGCAGCGACAACTCGACCAACCGAGCGAACGAGAGCGACGAAAGTTCGATCGTTAGCGAGCCGCTCTCTTCGCGCGCGTTTACTGTGATTGCCGGGTCGGTCAGCGCGAGA from Chloroflexota bacterium carries:
- a CDS encoding glycoside hydrolase family 3 C-terminal domain-containing protein → MNDKIESLIAQLTLEEKITLLAGADFWHTVAIKRLGIPAIRVTDGPIGARGTSMQSGVTSACFPCGTALASTWNPEIVQRVGEALAEETRAKGAHILLAPTVNIHRTPLAGRNFECYSEDPYLTARMAIAYITGLQSKGVGACIKHFVCNDSEFERMSMSSEVDERTLREIYLRPFELAIREAKPWSVMSSYNRINGVYASENAYTLLDILKGEWGFDGIVMSDWFGSYSPNVARGGLDLEMPGPARWMGDKVMAEFKQGNVSEDMLNDKVRRLLRTVERAGAFAHPELQPERAIDKPEHRAIARQAASEAIVLLKNERAVLPLDASRVKSIAVIGENAKWASIRGGGSVRVNPHYVVAPFDSIAQRAGDSVQVEYAMGCVTRKNTPLLDTSWLSNGLTLQYFGNRALAGEPVHTETTRNAEFVWIDDNLGFVKGADFSVRLTGAFTTPACGTFEFSLAGVGKSRLFINDTLLLNSWDRATVWETREGKPVKGDIALDSGKPYQLTVEYVPEPGPRWRNLRIGCAIKLPADSIAQAAALAAKSDVAIVFVGLTDEWESEGFDRADMELPGDQAGLIEQVAAANPRTIVVVNAGSPITMNWLDRVAGVVEAWYLGQETGNAITDVLFGDVNPSGKLPTTFPKRLQDNPAYINYPGENGKVAYGEGIFVGYRYYDAKDVTPLFPFGYGLSYTTFAYSNLRLSQTDLGAGEALLVSVDIQNTGARAGKEIVQLYVRDAQSRLVRPEKELKAFAKVALAPGEIKTVTLVVDENALAYYDPAIKRWVAEAGEFQVLVGSSSRAIHLTAKFNFQGAASQSRQCARLHAGLPLRTLMEDAQGRAILYKYFAAQLAHMHLDAVGGMTLEQIATHVPQSLPAQVLDVINENLATIQ